A portion of the Sus scrofa isolate TJ Tabasco breed Duroc chromosome 5, Sscrofa11.1, whole genome shotgun sequence genome contains these proteins:
- the COPZ1 gene encoding coatomer subunit zeta-1 isoform X1, with the protein MEALILEPSLYTVKAILILDNDGDRLFAKYYDDTYPSVKEQKAFEKNIFNKTHRTDSEIALLEGLTVVYKSSIDLYFYVIGSSYENELMLMAVLNCLFDSLSQMLRKNVEKRALLENMEGLFLAVDEIVDGGVILESDPQQVVHRVALRGEDVPLTEQTVSQVYLFSLHPPSGLEFFWNFPN; encoded by the exons GAACCCTCCCTGTATACTGTCAAAGCCATCCTGATTCTGGACAATGATGGAGACCGACTTTTTGCCAAG TACTATGACGACACCTACCCCAGTGTCAAGGAGCAAAAGGCCTTTGAGAAGAACATTTTCAACAAGACCCATCGGACTGACA GTGAGATCGCCCTCCTGGAAGGCCTGACGGTGGTATACAAAAGCAGTATCGATCTCTATTTCTATGTGATCGGCAGCTCCTATGAAAACGAG CTGATGCTCATGGCTGTTCTGAACTGCCTCTTCGACTCATTGAGCCAGATGCTGAG GAAAAACGTAGAAAAGCGAGCTCTGCTGGAGAACATGGAGGGGCTCTTCTTGGCTGTGGATGAAATCGTAGATGGAGG ggtgaTCCTGGAGAGTGATCCCCAGCAAGTGGTACACCGGGTAGCGTTAAGG GGAGAAGACGTTCCCCTGACGGAGCAGACCGTGTCTCAG gtATACCTCTTCTCTCTTCATCCCCCCAGTGGACTTGAATTTTTTTGGAATTTCCCAAACTGA
- the COPZ1 gene encoding coatomer subunit zeta-1 isoform X2 has product MEALILEPSLYTVKAILILDNDGDRLFAKYYDDTYPSVKEQKAFEKNIFNKTHRTDSEIALLEGLTVVYKSSIDLYFYVIGSSYENELMLMAVLNCLFDSLSQMLRKNVEKRALLENMEGLFLAVDEIVDGGVILESDPQQVVHRVALRGEDVPLTEQTVSQVLQSAKEQIKWSLLR; this is encoded by the exons GAACCCTCCCTGTATACTGTCAAAGCCATCCTGATTCTGGACAATGATGGAGACCGACTTTTTGCCAAG TACTATGACGACACCTACCCCAGTGTCAAGGAGCAAAAGGCCTTTGAGAAGAACATTTTCAACAAGACCCATCGGACTGACA GTGAGATCGCCCTCCTGGAAGGCCTGACGGTGGTATACAAAAGCAGTATCGATCTCTATTTCTATGTGATCGGCAGCTCCTATGAAAACGAG CTGATGCTCATGGCTGTTCTGAACTGCCTCTTCGACTCATTGAGCCAGATGCTGAG GAAAAACGTAGAAAAGCGAGCTCTGCTGGAGAACATGGAGGGGCTCTTCTTGGCTGTGGATGAAATCGTAGATGGAGG ggtgaTCCTGGAGAGTGATCCCCAGCAAGTGGTACACCGGGTAGCGTTAAGG GGAGAAGACGTTCCCCTGACGGAGCAGACCGTGTCTCAG GTGCTGCAATCAGCCAAGGAACAGATCAAGTGGTCACTCCTCCGGTGA